The Arachis hypogaea cultivar Tifrunner chromosome 14, arahy.Tifrunner.gnm2.J5K5, whole genome shotgun sequence DNA window CACACCACACAAAAACCCTCATGTTTCAAGCTTAAATTCATCTCCTTTATGCTTGCAAACATTTTGGTTTTCATGCTTCCTCATGAAACCGAATTATCAagttttaaaatatcaaatttgCACTACAAACCAAGCATATAATCATTCAATTTCAAGTATCAATCATTAATTTAGCAAACACACAGCAAGAACACCATTAACCCATGAAAAATTAACCAAACCTTTACCTTCCAAATCAGCCACAAAACCAGTTTTCACTCAAGGTTCCTTAACTCACTTTTTACCTAGTTTTCAAATAAAAACAAACTTTATTTCATGAGACCATGAAGACTGAACCTTCACCATGGAATAAAGAGAGATTTTCTCACCTTCCTCAAGTTGAAAATGATGATTCCTTGCTGCACAATGTTCCAagacaagagttcataaacaagaacataaaaaacaTCAAGTTTCACTAAGATTTAGCCATGACCTAACCTTCACCATCCATGAACAAGAGTTATCCCACAACTTACCTTGTGAAATCAAATATGAGaatgaagaggagaaagagaggaaCACTTTAATTGGTTTAGATTTTTAAGTAGAGTTTCGGAAGGCTAAAGAATCGAGCTTGAAAGCATAGAGGTCATGGAGCTTTTCTACCATTTTCTCTCTAGAATCTCAGCTGGAAGAAGAATAAATGAAGATGGTGGTGTTAAGCAAAGGGGGGTCTTGGTACTTAAGGTGCTTAGTCACCCaaaattgaagataaaatatcattaagaagataattactaaagctaTATGTATTAAATCACTAGTAATTACATTCCTAGAGTAAATATATGAGCTATTagtataaatgatactagtaTAAAAAATCGATGATGAAGCACTAGCATAACTAAGCTCATCGGAAACTGCCGGCATTAGTCAGCGTCGATAGATTTTTGACTtggttataatattattaaacttTTCTCAGTTTAACCAAAGTaggtaaaataataatataatataataatattatattattattttttctcttgaGATTCAGCTCTAGCTCGTGAAACTAAGTCTAACCACGGAAATCAGAATTTCGAAATTCTTATCCGAAATGACTCAAAAACTCAACTTTTCGCAGCCTAGTTGATGTGCCTGCTTAACTTAGGAGAGGAGCCTACTTGAGGTGCTTGCTTGAGGTGCTTGATTTGATGATACAATACATGTGAATTAGAGGTGTCTGTTTCACTGAACTTTCTAATAAATTCTGTTTTTTCAAGAAATAGTCTCATTTCGCCGAAAACTACACCATTACACTTAGGTTAGTAAAGTATTTGATCTGAGTCTTGTTTGAGAAGGTCCATAAATATTTGAAGTTCTTAGATTTGTGGGTATCCAATTTGACTCTCTGCTTAGTCTTGAGAAGATTTAAGAAAAGAATATCTAAGGTTTTAGGTTGGTGAGAAGTCCATCTAAGTTTCTTTATAAATTTAAGAAAGTTTAATGAAATAATATCTAATGTTCTTAGGTTAGCATAGTATCTAGCCTGAGTCTTACTTGATAAGATTTGGAgaatatttaagttttttaaattagGATGCAATTCAATCTAAGTCAAGATTTAGTTGAAGAACACTTAAAAAAAGaatataatttgatatttttttaatagtagaATTCTTAAATTGCTAATTCGGACTAAATATATACATTTTAGGTGgaagtaatatatataatcacTTTATATCTACTGaacttttatttctttaatttgtagcttattatttatattgtgttttgaaATCCATTTTAGTCGTGTCTAAGATATCTCAAAAGATGTGTATCAAAACCTtaagtatgttagaattttttttaaaaaactagaGACAAGACTTTTGAACTTACCTCTAATATATTTCACTACATACAAATCTTAAAACTTCAAACacgtttaaattttaagtttcaaAAAGAATCAAAATATTATTCAAACTTCTTTCTCGTGCACTTTTACAGATTTTATAagacaattttgaaaaaaaaaaagaagattaaggttaaaataaatttttgattcGTAACAACCACTCTTTTTTAGTTGAGTAATTCTACGGTGTGGATTGTATAAAACATCCACACCTATAGATCATAGGTGATGTATTTCCTTTTAAAACGCGTGATGGGCAGGATTATGATAGCCTTTGTTCGTGGACTCAGGAGGCTGACACCAGCGGAGACATCTGACCTATTTGTCTCATATAATCATTTTACAAAACTTAATTATACGTAACTAATGAAATGTTTTCTTTAAGCGTTTTTGTTGTTAGGGTCTTTACCAAAAATCCTCTACTAGCATTTTATATTGGGCCATGATGATTTGTAAACCACTCTTCTATTTAGATATTTTGTCACTATTAACAAATTTTTCTACaaagaaaataattagaatttatttcaaaaagctatattttttaaattctcggTAGAAAAAATCCCTCAGATATCTTAAGGTCTAATAGAATATATctttgtaaaatagaaaaaaaaaagaaagaaaagaaagcctTGGCCATTTGACTTGGAACAAAAACCTGTATCCTTATAACTATTCAACATAGGTCCCatgaccaaaagaaaaaaaaaatattcaacatAGGTCTATTCTgtttcttcttttattcaaaaataataagtTGGTAATGAtggttatttacttattttatatgtgtacgtttttattttaaatattcatatttttatttttatttactatttttttatttttgtaaaaaatttaaaattaaatattttatttctacaagatcaataaaaaataacaacattGCTACTTTTAAGTATTGATAAAAGTGACTAATGTTAATGTAATTTTGGAAAAATATAGTgatattctttagacattaattAGAATACAACagctaaaaaataaatattgtcatttttattttgataaaatcactcatttttataaattaatgtaaatatataatataaaaaaatatatatgaagtgacattatcaaaaataatAGTGACAATATCATTCATTACTCTATtagttattttaaattgaaaattatgactattttaaaaaatatatacttcaaattaatatttaaactcTATATCATGTTATACCATGATAAATTAGACAActaaacaaataaattatttttataaatctaaATTATCGATacaagatataaaaaaatatattcaataaaaatatcataaaaataacataattagacatattttttataaaatgagCATTCATATCTTCGCATATACACATGTATATGTTAGAtattaatcttattttatatttatatatatataactattataagctttatcttaagaaaactaataaatcaggttcttttttggatatattttctcttttctgTTTAGCAAAAAATgcctgaaaataaattttaagtgtCTTGAGAATTGTTAATAGTGACCAAAAACTTAAATAGAAGACTAGTTTACAAATAACCCGCATCAGTGTCGGCCACAAATTTTTGGCAAAGGCCCCAATAgcgaaagaaaaatataaagaaaatattcTATTTAGCACATGTAATTAAGTTTCTAAAGATGGTTATATAAGACAAACAGGTCAAATATCTCTACTGCCAGCATCCTGAACTCACATACAAAGACTGCTATAATCTGTTCTTTACCACGTGTTCAAAATGGAGCAAACCACTTGAGGATCTCTAGGTGTGTATTCATAGACACTCCTTTTTAGTTTTGGTTcactcaaatttaaaatattttaactttaatCCCTGCCATTAGTTTGTTTTATCAAATGGTGATGTGATAAGTTAAACGTCGACCCACATTTTATCATATGATTTATCACATCAGCACTTTAACGAaacaaactaataaaaactaaaaccaaaatcttttaaattttcctaaaccaaaatcaaagaaaaatttgacaaaagacaaccaaaatataagtattttatagaggctaatttttttttatattggaggAGTGTGTGAGTTGTGTTTGGTTATGATGTATACAGGTATTAGATACATGTGTGGGAAAGGGAGAAATCGGATCGTacgaattttttattaaaaaattcgtTGATCACAAATCGGATCGTccgattaatttttatttttttttatttatttaaaatgaaattgGACCATTCGtttatactttttgtttttttttattttttttaaaagaaaacggACCTtccgtttttagttttttttttcttaaatcaaAACGGACCGTCCgagttttattaaaaaattattttttttgtagatCTCCTTTAATCGGATACTCTAAATTGCTCGGTCCGATTTCAGCCTCCTGACATCACATGCAGGAAAAGCACCTCTATTTTTCATAATGCTGTTACACTCCACACCTtcctccatattaaaaataaaaagcgttTTATAGACAGCAAAAACTTATTTAAgcctaaaattaataaattatacgAGCAGTAAATTACATAATACCTAAAATTTATATACGCAAAGTATATTGATAAACTAACAAGTAACAAGGTTAATATTCATTATGTAATCCTACAATAGCAAAACGCAGCCCCACCGGCAAACCAAAAaagtaaaggaaaaaaaaaagaatcaagcATCATATAAAATACATACAAGCTTTATAACAAtctgacaaaaaatattttaaaaaaactaatggAAAGAATTTCACAAGAATGCTTATTCAGCATCCAAACTATCATATTGCCAAGGGTTGAACTCTGTTCTGCTGCTGTCAGGTTCGTCGTTGCAGGCAGAGCTTTCGATCGCGGCGCGATGTGCAGTGTATTTACCGTTGTATTGATAAACTTCCAAGTCACCCCATGGTGTAGGAGTTACTTCCTCTGTCAAATCAAACCATCTGGAAACGAACTTGTGGTCCTTGGCCTCGCGGTTTCGCTTCTCTGCTCTCTGCCTCTCCTCCAAActgcaaaaaataaaaagttgtaaACATATAGAATGGTAAAGAATTAACAAGACCTCACAGGTGATGATGATAAAGAAGAATGAAAGGTTTTAAGTTTCAGTCCACACTGAATATCTTTTCTGTTGCAAATGTTTTAATTGTGGAGAGAGTGAAAAGGGCAGTTAGTTACCTGCTTTTCTCATTGCCAGCTGTGGAAAGGTCACCCTTCTCAAGGGCCATTCTGTCGGGTCGGAGACGAGAGTCGGATGCCAATAACTTCTTGGGAGCGGTGTCAAAGCTGTTGATCTTATGTGCAAAATGTGTGTACTGGAATTTGTCGTTTTTCGGAGTTTCGGCAACTCTCCATGGCTGCAGAATGGGACAAGTTAGATCGCAAAATAAATATTCCAGAATAACGTGGGAACAGTGGAGCAAACACAAAATCATAGAAACAATGACACCAAAAAGTAGCAATCTCTCCATAAAATCAGGGATGAGGAGTTGAAGAATGAAGAGTCAGGAatgatgaaaatttaaaaaaaatatatatatatcagagaAGACGTTTTATAAGCTTCCTAGTTAATTCACTTTGACTAAGCTCGTTTCCTATTTTTACTAAGCAAGCATTCAACCTTATTCAAGTATTGGTCATATTCAGTCAGAATCGGCAGACACACTCCATCCAGCTTAAACATAATTATgagataatacaaaaatattctCCTACAAAAGCAATAGTTTAGAAATTACATgggaaaaaaaattctaaacggTCCGACAATTACCACAAAAGATAACAAAACCCTCACAAAAGAAAATATTCTTTTCagtctttgatttttatttttatgagactGATTAGttcttttgtcaatatttttatgATCGACGCAGGGGCTAACTAGTCTCATACAAATAAAGATCAGAAActgaaaagaatattttttttatttagaaaccTCGTAATTTCTTCGAAAAAATGATCAGGACTAAAGTTGGGTATTCACTCAAGAAGAAATCAGAGAGCACCATATGCTGTGCATTTGGAGACACTAATTGGATTAGTCATCTACCTACTACAATTTACAGAAGTAGAATTTTGGATTAGACGTTTAAGCCCTATTACAATTCAAGACGAAGAATTATGAGCGACACATCTATGGAATAAAACTAGCATACTACCTAGGAAGCTCAATACGACCCACGATATGGATATGATACGACACGATACGGCgatatgtatttttataaaagtaaaaataggatAAGTCATGtaatataataaaacataaataaacggAAGTTGGATAACACACCTCTTTCATCTGAGTGCCCGGAAGTGGCTCTCCCTCTGAGTCACAAGGCTGATAACTCATAGCCTCATTCCATTTTCCTGTCATCAGTATCTTTGGCTCATCGGAAGCATTATATACGTATCCGTCCACCTCATACCGACCAGCTCTGCAAATAGAAATTCCTTTTAGGTTGGACGATATATACAACAAAAGCACCAAGGAAATAATGAAACTGGAAGTCGACAAGCTATAAAGCCTGTAGTAATTGTCAGACAAATATACACGGGGTTTGCATAataacagaaaatagtgttgttTTAGAGTTAGTCCTTGACACCTTTAAATGTCCAACCCAAGTTAGCAATATGCATTATCCATGCTTCAAGATCAATGGGCGATTATTAGTTTAAGCTTTTAAGCGGTTAGCTCTAGAAAGTTTTAATACAATATACAAAAATCCTGCTTCTTACTGAATTCTTCAATCTGTTGATCATATCATGATTCATGCTTTTCAACACCTAAAACTAGAATAAATAGAAGCCAAACATGGAGATAGGAAATTCCCCATAAGAAATAAATACGCATGATAGAAAATCAATGTCTTCTTATCCGCTGATAGACGGATCTACAAGAGAAAGTAGTCATACCCAAACCAGCCGCATGGTTGAAAATACAGCACGACTTTATCGCCAGTAGTCAGATTTGTAAGGATCATCTCCCCTGGTGAGTCAATCCAAGTTCGTCCAAAAATCAAATTGCTAACTTTTGTTGGAGGTGGCACCAAATCAAGGACCGCACCATCTCTTTTGAGGGTAACTCGTGTTCTGCATTCAAGTAACAGCACATTACATGAGCACACAAAGAAAATGTTTACTAATAATGAACATGAATTATACCAGAAACTTGGCATTATAAAATAAACTCAAATAACATTGTAATAAGGACACATGAAACATTCTTAAACACAAGATGCACAATTGAAAACCCACAAATCAATTCTATGTCTGACAACTCTTATGGAAAAGATTATGTTGCacttcatcttctcttttaaGTCAACAAGCAAAATTCAAAAAGGAACCCAGACTTGAGAGAGCTGAAGAATAGAATTACCTTCCAATAGGATATACATCAACTGAGTTGCCAAGAAATTTGGTTTTCAATTTCGACGTCACATCATAAGTGAAGTGGTCATTTTCAGCATGCCCAGCACTCATCGGAGGGTGATGGCTGACCTGTTAGCAATTTGTATTACGCATAACCACAAATTAGAACCATGCTCAAGAGCATCATACAAACTACGCAGAAAATTATATACATTTCCTTTATAATATATAAACAATAATTGCCAAGTCATGAATGTCTTAAAAACAAAAGGACACTTGATTCAGCATTCTGTTTGAAGAACTagcaaacaaataaaaagaaacataacACACCTGTTCTGCTATAAATGTTAGGCCACCATGGTTAACCATTTCATAAGTCTCGCCAAGAATTGGATTGAAAGGTTTCCATGTTCGTGTGTAAGCAAAATAGACAGATATGAAGAATGATGCTGCAGAAATCATCCAATGTCAGATGTATGTAATTACATGAATAAAACAACAAGAGAGAGAGAACATGAAAATAATCCTTACAAGCATATACAAGTCTCATGTATGGATCCTCAGTCTCATCTGCCAAATCTAAAAGGTAAGAGTATTCCATCAGCTGTAAAATCGAAGCACAATCAGTGAGATTCTATAGATAGAACACTCGATATTCATAGTTTGTGAGAATGCAATAGCAAAAGCAAATGCACCAAAGttacatatgtatataataatacaCACCTCTGCCATTCTCTGTAGCATTGTCATTGGCTCAAAAATGATAACTGGAAGTGTCACCATTGATGTGATATCAGAGCCTATATACTTCTGCATCATTTTCCAGTAACTATCCCGATCCTGCGAGGTTCAAAGGAACATTTGACTATTTGAGAGATGAAATGCATACAATAAGATGATATGCATACAATATAAAATATGCATTATAAATTTGAAGACAAATTTTCTCCAAAGTACACCATGAGATATATGTAAATTTTTGTTAATCAAAGTCAGCATTGGTTATAGGTTGACTAAAAGTTATAAAGTGAAAAATATCAAGTTTCAAAATGCAAATTCCCACCTACATTCCACAAAGATGAAAAGTTACTTTATGCCTGTTATAGAATCTAGATTGCATTAGCAACAACTTCCTCACACAATAAAATGTGCTTTGTCTTTAAGATAGTTAAATTCTTTGTACCTCTTGCTTCCATCGTCCCTTCTCCGCTTCCTCTGCTGCATCTTCGGTTCCTCCTTCTGGATTAACAACCTCCAGCCCCTCATAGCCCATTATACTGAGAATCAAAATTACAAATTTTCAACAAACATAAAATCTCCCAGCTCATGAAACTGAATCAGCCTAAAACAAACACAAGCTTCATGAAATAAATCAAACAGTTAATAGACACATTTAATGAAACTGAAAGAAATGAAACCCCAATAACTGAAAATAATCACAACAAACTCTAAACTCAAACGGCTCTTACATTAAATTACACGTTTAGATAACTCAAACAACATATATATCTAATGAAACTGCTACATCATTATTTCAATCCAACGAACAAAGAAAACCAAGGAAGATCGATGATCATCCAAACCAAGTTAATTCTTGAACTTCCCTCATACAAAACGATTCACACAAAAAAATGCAATATAAAATTAACAAGTTTGAATCCAAAGGTTCTAAAAGATCTTATACCCATTCACGGATTTTGACATGGCAGTTCCAAAATTGGTCAAACTGGAAGCAAGTGAAGCAAAGAAGCCACCCCCACTGGCACTAGCAGCAGCAGCATGCTTGGGATCCTTTGGAGCCATGGCGATGAAAAATTCAACCAACTATTGAAACCAAATTGACAAAAAGAAAAGCGGAAGTATCTGATATTTTTCTTTAGCAAAGTCGATCTAACTTCTAACGAACCAAAAAGAATACTAAACTCTTGGATTATTTTTTATCACTATTTATATATAATGGTGGAGCAAACAAtgctttattattaaaataaaataaaataataccagGAACAGCTATGAAAAGCAACGATCATGGTTGGCGGTTCTAGATTTTTGAAAAGTCCAAGCGAATGGAAAGTGGGTTGatatttccttttttcttttcttcagagTCTGTTTGGGTGGCGATGCAAATTTCAAAGGTGACGTAAGTTTCGTGTTACACGCGTGTGGTTAGCGCGTGAGGTTGAGTTGCCTTGAGCGTAAAGAGAATCAATCAACTTTGGCGGCTTTATAAGGAGGAAGGAACAAGTTGTAGCTGGTGTGGCATTGGAATGACGAGGAGCACCACTTGCCTTTGCCGGCTACACACGCTAATTATTCTCTAACTcagtttttgaattttaaattggaAAAGCCCTTGAATTTTAGCTAGTATGTAATCAGCAGAGAAATATGAGTTATTAGATAAAATCTCATACCAATTTCACactattaaattattattgatgattatttaatgactacaaatcacaaaaattacagtAACCATCCAACACTTTATGGTTGGAAAGAAGTCTTATGGAATTGATGTTCAGTCCACATGTAGTCTATATATTATGGAATGATTTCTATTGTTAAAGGATCGTATCGCATTTACGTTTTCTTCGGGTGCAAAGGAAAAATAAGAAAGGAACAAAAAggaaacaataatttaaaaaaaaacgaataataaataaattattaaaagataattaaatttcTCAAAAATAATCGTTCATCAATTAactttgttttcgtttttgttCACAAAAAATATTGAAGTGACAAAGGTTAGTGATAAAATGGCAAACAGCATTATG harbors:
- the LOC112743226 gene encoding oxysterol-binding protein-related protein 3A, translated to MAPKDPKHAAAASASGGGFFASLASSLTNFGTAMSKSVNGIMGYEGLEVVNPEGGTEDAAEEAEKGRWKQEDRDSYWKMMQKYIGSDITSMVTLPVIIFEPMTMLQRMAELMEYSYLLDLADETEDPYMRLVYASSFFISVYFAYTRTWKPFNPILGETYEMVNHGGLTFIAEQVSHHPPMSAGHAENDHFTYDVTSKLKTKFLGNSVDVYPIGRTRVTLKRDGAVLDLVPPPTKVSNLIFGRTWIDSPGEMILTNLTTGDKVVLYFQPCGWFGAGRYEVDGYVYNASDEPKILMTGKWNEAMSYQPCDSEGEPLPGTQMKEPWRVAETPKNDKFQYTHFAHKINSFDTAPKKLLASDSRLRPDRMALEKGDLSTAGNEKSSLEERQRAEKRNREAKDHKFVSRWFDLTEEVTPTPWGDLEVYQYNGKYTAHRAAIESSACNDEPDSSRTEFNPWQYDSLDAE